The following proteins are co-located in the Microcystis wesenbergii NRERC-220 genome:
- a CDS encoding UPF0175 family protein, whose translation MKLPPLNETSMSLILPTELLQTVQMTEAQMLTEIAIMLYQQQRLQFEQAAELTGMALDDFYQLLVSRNILTPSTDPDDEPKELILTSLCISLQQAKEGKVHPISELWDGIDV comes from the coding sequence ATGAAGTTACCACCACTTAATGAAACCTCTATGAGCCTCATCCTTCCTACTGAACTTCTGCAAACAGTCCAAATGACTGAAGCTCAAATGCTCACGGAAATCGCTATCATGCTCTATCAGCAGCAACGTCTTCAATTTGAACAAGCAGCCGAACTAACGGGAATGGCACTCGATGATTTCTACCAATTGCTAGTATCGCGTAATATCCTCACTCCATCCACTGACCCCGACGACGAACCCAAAGAACTGATCCTCACCAGTCTTTGTATTTCTCTTCAGCAAGCTAAAGAAGGCAAAGTACATCCCATCTCTGAACTGTGGGATGGCATAGATGTCTGA
- a CDS encoding DUF3143 domain-containing protein, producing MKIPTADTPLYNHPLPAIEAWLVKLGCRKNSENVHCWIVEKPTWKAEICLDIEEITVRYFRAANDGSDINRAFKYSLSRQDIESAVFSGP from the coding sequence ATGAAGATTCCCACTGCTGATACTCCCCTCTATAATCATCCCTTACCGGCGATCGAAGCATGGCTAGTTAAATTAGGTTGTCGGAAAAATAGCGAGAATGTCCACTGTTGGATCGTCGAAAAACCGACATGGAAAGCGGAAATCTGCCTCGATATCGAAGAAATCACCGTTCGTTACTTTCGGGCAGCCAATGACGGCAGTGACATCAATCGCGCTTTTAAATACTCCCTTAGTCGCCAAGATATCGAATCGGCGGTTTTTTCTGGTCCCTAA
- a CDS encoding type II toxin-antitoxin system RelE/ParE family toxin: MSEGIPSIKILFSDEFKDRLRTLAKRYRSIRTDIQPLIDDLQIGKFIGDRIPGTGYTVFKVRLKNSDIQKGKSSGYRVIYQLKDNSCVLMLLIYAKSDQTDIPAQQIQDIINKFDNF; the protein is encoded by the coding sequence ATGTCTGAAGGAATCCCCTCTATTAAAATCCTTTTCTCTGATGAATTCAAGGACCGACTTCGCACCCTCGCCAAACGCTATCGGAGCATTCGTACTGATATACAACCCCTAATTGATGACCTTCAGATAGGCAAATTCATCGGCGATCGAATCCCAGGGACGGGCTACACTGTCTTTAAAGTTCGCCTCAAAAACAGCGATATTCAAAAGGGCAAAAGTAGCGGCTATCGTGTTATCTATCAACTTAAAGACAATAGTTGTGTTTTGATGCTCCTCATCTATGCCAAATCTGACCAAACAGACATCCCAGCGCAGCAAATTCAAGACATCATTAATAAGTTTGACAATTTTTAG
- a CDS encoding PEP-CTERM sorting domain-containing protein (PEP-CTERM proteins occur, often in large numbers, in the proteomes of bacteria that also encode an exosortase, a predicted intramembrane cysteine proteinase. The presence of a PEP-CTERM domain at a protein's C-terminus predicts cleavage within the sorting domain, followed by covalent anchoring to some some component of the (usually Gram-negative) cell surface. Many PEP-CTERM proteins exhibit an unusual sequence composition that includes large numbers of potential glycosylation sites. Expression of one such protein has been shown restore the ability of a bacterium to form floc, a type of biofilm.), which yields MKKIRTYTLPNAAALAVAAGAGLATAPAQAAAVIQYNGCASTSFCTFTELTGGGSITIDEDGDGKIDKKFDKWARTGAALLPSDLQISASGAPLSAKLTFSTATGWNVPPDLFSNQFLFDVTAVNPDIQLTTLTAALITSSSTPFGNFPNPTGTRGIQVNASGAIISDDVGIKTSPKTVALPNPITDTINVAITGLLLNPGVFPPAGTAQLKSFSLTFAQSTRVPEPGTVAGLLAVGGLGLAMKRRQQR from the coding sequence ATGAAAAAAATACGCACATACACCCTTCCCAATGCTGCTGCTCTGGCCGTCGCCGCTGGCGCAGGTCTGGCCACTGCACCAGCCCAGGCAGCCGCCGTCATACAATATAACGGTTGTGCAAGCACTAGCTTTTGCACATTCACCGAGCTTACTGGTGGTGGTAGTATCACCATTGATGAGGACGGGGATGGCAAAATTGACAAGAAGTTTGATAAGTGGGCGAGAACTGGAGCTGCGTTGCTACCAAGCGACCTTCAAATATCAGCTTCTGGGGCCCCTTTATCGGCTAAGTTAACATTCTCAACCGCCACCGGATGGAACGTTCCACCTGATCTTTTTAGTAACCAGTTCCTCTTCGATGTTACAGCCGTCAACCCCGACATACAGCTGACTACGTTGACAGCAGCCCTGATCACATCCAGTTCCACTCCTTTTGGAAATTTTCCGAACCCGACTGGAACGAGGGGGATCCAGGTGAATGCTAGTGGAGCAATTATATCTGACGATGTGGGTATTAAAACTTCTCCAAAGACTGTTGCCCTGCCCAACCCAATTACTGACACGATCAACGTAGCAATAACTGGGCTGTTATTAAACCCTGGTGTCTTTCCACCGGCGGGTACTGCCCAACTTAAGTCGTTCAGTCTTACTTTTGCCCAATCTACCAGAGTTCCCGAGCCGGGGACTGTTGCTGGACTTCTTGCTGTTGGTGGCTTAGGTCTGGCGATGAAACGCAGGCAACAAAGATAA
- the arsS gene encoding arsenosugar biosynthesis radical SAM (seleno)protein ArsS (Some members of this family are selenoproteins.) translates to MTPFVEKLKTPLTKQKISVLQINLGKRCNLACSHCHVEASPVRSEEMTPEVCEQIIELIERFPQIKTVDLTGGAPEMLYGFKPIVETSRKAGKEVIVRSNLTIYFEKGFTDIPEYCAGHQLRVVASLPCYLADNVDKMRGLGVYDRSIAALQWLNRLGYAQEPNLIVDLVYNPQIPKSENFSLTPDQLSLTRDYKKFLQEHFNISFNNLFTITNLPVGRTRFHLEHRQLYQPYLQFLEDYFNGDTIEHLMCRNQLSIDYLGNIYDCDFNQMEDRAACTSQGQKLTLPDLLQADSLDVIAEVQTASYCYGCTAGSGSSCGGALISS, encoded by the coding sequence ATGACTCCTTTTGTTGAGAAACTAAAAACTCCTTTAACTAAGCAAAAAATCTCGGTTCTGCAAATTAATTTGGGAAAAAGATGTAACCTTGCTTGTAGCCATTGTCATGTGGAAGCTAGTCCAGTTCGCTCCGAAGAAATGACTCCAGAAGTGTGCGAACAAATTATCGAACTGATCGAAAGATTTCCCCAAATTAAAACCGTCGATCTGACCGGCGGCGCCCCAGAAATGCTCTACGGTTTTAAACCAATTGTGGAAACCTCTAGAAAAGCTGGGAAAGAGGTAATCGTGCGCTCGAATTTAACTATTTATTTCGAGAAAGGATTTACTGATATTCCTGAATATTGCGCTGGCCATCAGCTGCGGGTGGTGGCTTCTTTACCCTGTTATCTTGCCGATAATGTGGATAAAATGCGCGGTCTGGGAGTCTATGACCGATCAATCGCCGCTTTACAATGGTTGAACCGTCTCGGCTACGCTCAAGAGCCGAATTTGATTGTGGATTTAGTCTATAATCCCCAGATTCCTAAGTCAGAGAATTTTTCTCTCACACCGGATCAACTATCCCTGACACGGGATTACAAAAAGTTCTTGCAAGAACATTTTAATATTTCTTTTAACAATCTATTTACTATCACTAACCTACCCGTCGGAAGGACACGCTTCCATCTGGAACACCGGCAACTCTATCAACCCTATCTTCAATTCCTCGAAGACTATTTTAATGGCGATACTATCGAGCATTTGATGTGTCGTAATCAGCTTTCCATTGATTATTTGGGTAATATCTATGACTGCGATTTTAATCAGATGGAGGATCGGGCCGCTTGCACCAGTCAAGGCCAAAAATTAACCCTGCCGGATTTATTACAAGCGGATAGTTTAGATGTAATTGCAGAGGTACAAACCGCTTCCTATTGCTACGGTTGCACTGCTGGCAGCGGTTCCAGTTGTGGAGGAGCTTTGATTTCAAGCTGA
- a CDS encoding iron uptake porin, whose protein sequence is MKIKQNFLTAAILLGFSGPVLANSLENLSSNPMAQVTSVNQLRDVSPTAWAFEALRSLVERYGCIVGYPDRTFRGERALTRWEFAAGLNACLNTLERLIQEGVAVLKEDLDRIKRLVREFETELAALGARVDNLENRVAFLENNQFSTTTKLTGEVVMALYGVATGEKNGGEGIPQVPAFGYRARLELNTSFTGKDLLYTRLATGNIADLADTTGTFASTLAFTQPDGNDLLLEVLNYSFPLTENIQLWLEATGGAKDDFTNTLNFLDGDGASGALSAFGTRNPLYFAPGQTGLGLQGNYGAFQFSAGYLAGDANDPNPGAGLFNGSYTALGQLGYVPNENFGIALSYFHGYNQLDTGTGSQRSNFQFFTEELFGEAVPTINNSLGLQFSWRIVDGFVLGGWGGYTKARTLSTLDGQLERGDLDIWNWAITLAFPDLFKEGNTAGIIVGMQPWVSSSSIRLNDGSGTNDPDTSFHIEGFYEWKLTDNIALTPGVIVITSPNSNNNNSTLVIGTIRTTFTF, encoded by the coding sequence ATGAAAATCAAGCAAAATTTCCTAACAGCAGCGATATTACTGGGTTTTTCTGGTCCGGTACTGGCTAATAGTCTCGAAAACCTCTCTAGTAACCCCATGGCACAGGTAACAAGTGTCAATCAATTGCGGGATGTTTCTCCCACCGCCTGGGCTTTTGAGGCCTTAAGAAGTCTCGTGGAGAGGTATGGTTGTATAGTAGGTTATCCTGACCGCACTTTTCGCGGTGAACGCGCTTTAACTCGTTGGGAATTTGCCGCGGGGTTGAATGCTTGCTTAAATACCCTAGAAAGATTGATTCAAGAAGGAGTGGCGGTATTAAAAGAAGATCTAGACAGAATCAAGCGATTAGTCAGGGAATTCGAGACAGAATTAGCAGCCCTAGGAGCAAGGGTTGATAACTTAGAAAATCGAGTCGCTTTTCTGGAAAATAATCAATTTTCCACCACCACTAAATTAACTGGGGAAGTGGTGATGGCATTATATGGGGTAGCCACAGGAGAAAAAAACGGTGGTGAAGGGATTCCCCAAGTACCAGCTTTTGGTTATCGGGCCCGTTTAGAATTAAATACTAGCTTCACAGGCAAAGATTTACTCTATACCCGTCTAGCAACGGGAAATATTGCCGATTTAGCCGATACGACGGGAACTTTTGCAAGTACCTTAGCCTTTACTCAACCGGACGGCAATGATTTACTACTAGAAGTTTTAAACTACAGTTTCCCCCTAACGGAAAATATCCAACTCTGGTTAGAAGCGACGGGAGGTGCTAAAGATGACTTTACCAATACCCTCAACTTTTTGGATGGAGATGGTGCTAGTGGGGCGCTTTCCGCTTTTGGTACCCGCAATCCCCTTTATTTTGCCCCCGGACAAACTGGACTCGGTTTACAGGGTAATTATGGGGCTTTCCAATTCAGCGCCGGTTATCTTGCTGGAGATGCTAACGATCCTAACCCGGGCGCGGGTTTATTTAACGGTTCCTATACTGCCCTAGGGCAGCTGGGTTATGTTCCAAACGAGAATTTTGGCATTGCTTTATCCTACTTTCATGGTTATAACCAATTAGATACGGGAACGGGAAGCCAGCGCTCGAATTTCCAATTTTTCACCGAAGAGCTATTCGGGGAGGCTGTCCCGACAATTAATAATAGTTTGGGTTTACAATTTAGTTGGCGAATTGTCGATGGTTTTGTCCTCGGTGGTTGGGGGGGTTACACAAAAGCGAGAACTCTTAGCACTTTAGATGGACAACTAGAACGCGGGGATTTAGATATCTGGAATTGGGCGATAACTTTGGCTTTTCCTGATTTATTTAAGGAAGGAAATACCGCCGGTATTATTGTTGGTATGCAGCCTTGGGTATCTAGTTCTAGTATTAGATTAAATGATGGTAGTGGCACTAATGATCCCGATACTTCCTTTCATATCGAAGGATTTTATGAGTGGAAACTCACCGATAATATTGCCCTTACTCCGGGGGTAATCGTGATTACTTCTCCCAACTCAAATAACAACAATTCCACCTTAGTTATCGGTACTATCCGCACGACTTTTACTTTCTAA
- a CDS encoding thylakoid membrane photosystem I accumulation factor codes for MKSRYRLRLQICLVFLIMALASLSPWLTPSAYAGIDDDRLDGNIFVVYAGNGSLVPPRLNLAETFQRKIPAIIVYYLDDSSDCKRFAAIVSRFQEFYGRAASIIPVTVDSIPLKSSYRADEPGYYYRGGVPQTVVLDQQGKVVYDGLGNVKYEDVDDVLRKVFDLLPRSQSLELKRRSFNEFNAELR; via the coding sequence ATGAAATCTCGTTATCGGCTGCGTCTTCAGATCTGTCTTGTTTTTCTTATTATGGCCCTGGCGAGTTTGTCTCCTTGGCTAACCCCTAGCGCCTACGCGGGAATCGATGACGATCGCCTCGATGGTAATATTTTTGTGGTCTATGCGGGTAATGGTTCCCTCGTACCACCGCGTCTCAATTTAGCGGAAACTTTTCAACGGAAAATTCCGGCTATTATTGTCTATTATCTGGATGATAGTAGTGATTGTAAGCGATTTGCGGCGATTGTCTCCCGTTTTCAAGAGTTTTACGGTCGCGCCGCCAGTATTATCCCCGTTACTGTCGATTCTATCCCCTTAAAGTCTTCCTATCGTGCCGATGAGCCGGGTTACTATTATCGCGGTGGGGTTCCCCAAACGGTGGTTTTAGACCAACAAGGTAAAGTGGTTTATGATGGTTTGGGCAATGTTAAATATGAAGATGTGGATGATGTCTTAAGAAAGGTTTTTGATCTTTTGCCTCGATCGCAATCGCTAGAGTTAAAAAGACGCTCTTTTAACGAGTTTAACGCCGAATTGCGCTAG
- a CDS encoding J domain-containing protein, whose translation MTFERDNSQTTPRVIAANSRFADTYYAILGLHPRASVIEVRRAYRELSKRYHPDTTELSPEVAKVKFQRLNEAYATLSNPDRRSLYDLQIGYSRWNVIQTIPDSDEPIANRSAYLDPTDRPLSSGEIFALFILALTLLGCLLLAVIIAMLRGENAVTVAQLFLI comes from the coding sequence GTGACCTTCGAGCGCGATAATTCCCAAACCACCCCGCGAGTCATTGCCGCTAACTCGCGCTTTGCCGATACTTATTATGCCATTCTAGGACTACATCCGAGGGCCTCGGTGATCGAAGTGCGACGCGCCTATCGGGAACTCAGCAAACGATACCACCCCGATACTACCGAACTCAGCCCCGAAGTGGCAAAGGTTAAATTCCAGCGTCTTAACGAAGCTTATGCCACCCTGAGTAATCCCGATCGCCGTTCCCTGTATGATTTACAGATAGGTTACTCGCGCTGGAATGTCATCCAAACCATCCCCGATAGCGATGAACCCATAGCTAATCGTAGCGCCTATCTCGATCCTACCGATCGCCCCCTATCTTCGGGAGAAATTTTTGCTTTGTTTATCTTGGCACTCACCCTGCTCGGCTGCTTGTTACTAGCGGTGATTATTGCTATGCTTCGAGGAGAGAATGCTGTCACTGTAGCCCAATTATTTTTGATTTAG